The genomic window TGGGCGACGTTGGCAGTCATCGTCGCGAGGTCGACCTGCAGCGGCGGCAGCGCGGTGGCGTCACCGTGCACCCAGGTGACGCGATCGGCATACTCCTTGCCCCGGGCCACGGCCAGGCTGGCACCTGCGGGGTCCACCCCGGTCACCTCCATCCCCAGCCGGGCCAGCAGTAAGCCGAAGGTGCCGGTCCCGCAGCCGACGTCCAGCACCGATCGGGCACCGATCTCCTCAGCGACAGCCAGGTAGGTATCCAGGTCGCTGCGGTCGGGGTCGAGGATGTCATAGAGCGGGGCGAGGCGCGGGTCGTCGAACTCGGAGTCAGGCATGGCTGCGACCGTAGCCGCGCGGCGGCGAACCGCGAAGGACTTTTGCGCTGCGAGGCTACTGCCCGGACGGCGGGGGCGGCGGCGGAGGACCACCCTGGTAGCCGCCCTGCTGGTAGCCACCCTGCTGGTAGCCACCCTGCTGGTAGCCGCCCTGGTAACCACCTTGCTGGTAGCCACCCCGACCATCACCGCCCTGCCCATAGCCGCCCTGCCCATAGTCACCGGGGCCACCACTCATCGCCCGTTTGCTCTCGCCACGGCCGATGAACCACAGGATCGCACCAATGATCACGAGGAGACCGCCGAGCAGCATCCCGCCGATGCCGGCCAGGACACCGAAGATGCCACCGACAGCGCCGGCCACGTTCAGCGACGGGCCGATGAGCGTCCTGGGCCCCTCGCAGGCGATCTGGTGCTCGCCGGACTCCTGGGCCGTGAAGCTGCCCACGCTGACATAGGTCGTGTCGCCGCTGGTCCCCTGGAGGTCCGCGTTGCGCGTGAGCGACAGCTGCTGGCCGTCGGGGCCGGTCACGGTGCAGGTCGCCTGCTCGGTGCCCTGCTCAACCTGATAGATCGTGCGCTCGTCGCCGGCCTGGAGGGTCACCGACCGCTCCCCGTTGATGGGTTCGGCCTCGGAGACCGCCTCGGTGATCGCGTTGAACGAGGCCAACCCGGTGATGATCGCCAGCGCCAGAGAGGCGATCCCGATGGCTATCCCGACCCAGAAGGTGATCGCACCGGCCCGACGCTTCCCACGACCGGGCTCAGATCCTGCAGCAACAGACATGTCCGACACCGTAGCGCGGACATCCGCTGCCTGGGCACGGTGCCACGCGCTGCGGGAGGGATATATCTATCGCACAGCGGCCTTTGGCGTGCCCAGGTTCCGAGCACCAGGCCGGCCAGCCCGCTCAGAGCCAGCCCGACCGCCGGAACGCACGATAGAGGAAGATGCAGGCCAGCGCCATCAGCGCCACGACCAGGGGGTAGCCAAAGCTCCAGTGCAGCTCGGGCATGTCGTCGAAGTTCATGCCATAGATCCCGGCGACCATCGTCGGCACCGCCGCCATCGCCACCCAGGCCGAGATCTTGCGCATGTCGTTGTTCTGCTGGATCGAGATCTGGGCCAGGTGGGCGTTGAAGATGTCAGCGAGCAGCCGGTCATAGGTCTCGATGTGGTCGGTGACCCGCAGCAGGTGGTCGCTGACGTCACGGAAGCGCAGCCGCAGCTCCGCGGACTCGACCGGCCCGTCCTCGCCGGCGAGCCAGGCCACCGCCGGGGTCAGTGGCGAGGCGGCGCGGCGGAACTCCAGCACCTCACGCTTGAGCCGATAGATCGACCCGGAGTGTGCCGTGTCGTTGCTGCCGAAGACCGCCTCCTCGATCGTCTCCAGGTCGTCTGCGACCTCGACGTCGATCTCCAGATAGGTGTCCACGACCGTGTCCAGCACCGCGTGGAGCACGCCGTCGGCGCCCTCGCTGGCCAGTTGCTCGGGGTGCGACTCAAGCAGCGCCCGCACCGGGGCCAAGGGCGCTACATCGCCGCGCCGCACGGTCACCACGAAGTGGTCGCCGACAAAGATCATGATCTCGCCGGTCTCGATGTCGGAGGTCTGCTCGACATAGGCCAGCGTCTTGACGGCCGCAAAGATCGTCGACCCGTAGCGCTCGATCTTGACCCGCTGCCGACCGGACACCGCGTCCTCGACGGCCAACGGGTGCAGGCCCAGCTCGGCGTTGACCTCGGCAAACTCCTCGTCCGTCGGGTCTTTCAACCCGAGCCACAGGAAGTCGCGGGGCCCGCCGGCACGGATCTTCGCCAGATCCTCACTGAGGTCGCCGCACTCCTGGCGGGCACCGTCGCGATAGACCGCCCGGTCGACGATCAGGGGGTCACCCCCTGTTGAAAGCGCGGCGCGCCAGGCCCAGCACGATCGCCGTGCCCGCCAGGCCCGCGAGCACCATCGCCAGACGGTCCAGGCGCGGCTCTCCGGCCTCGTTGAACGCCGCGTGGTTGGCGCTCGCCTTCAGCGAGGCGATCTGCCGCCGCTTGATCTCGGCCGGGCTGACCCGGAACGTGAGTTCGTCCACCGTGCGGGCAAGCCGGGTCCGCGTCGCGTCCAGCTCCGCCTGGATCTCCTTCTCGGAGCGGGACGATGCCTTCTTGTCAGCCATCTCTTGCACGCCTTTCGCAGTGGTCAACCTCGCCTGAGACGATAACGCAGAACACCACCCATGACCTCAGGAGATGACATGTCCCGCCTCGAACCCGGCCAGCAGGCACCCACCTGGACGCTGCCCGACGCGAACGGTGACCAGGTTTCGCTCAGCGACTTCGCCGGCCGCAAGCTCATCATCTATTTCTATCCCGCCGCGATGACGCCCGGCTGCACGAAGCAGGCCTGCGACTTCCGCGACAACCTGGCGGTCCTGCAGGGCCACGGCTACGCCGTGGTCGGCATCTCCCCCGACACCCCCGCCAAGCTGGCGAAGTTCACCGACAAGGAGTCCCTGAGCTTCCCCGTCCTGGCCGACGAGGACAAGTCTGTGCTCACGGCATACGGCGCCTTCGGTGAGAAGAAGCTCTATGGCAAGACCGTCACGGGCGTGATCCGCTCGACGATCGTCGTTGACGAGGAGGGCAAGGTCGAGCTCGCGCGCTACAACGTCAAGGCCACCGGTCACGTCGCCATGCTCGCCAAGGCGCTGGGGGTCGACCTGGGGTGAGCCCGTCCTCGCCGCGGTCCAAACTCTCTTCCCACTGGAACTCAGGACCGTGACGAGGATCGCGGGGCACTACCATCGGGGTCGGCACGCGCTCGTGGTGGAATTGGCAGACACGCAGGATTTAGGTTCCTGTGCCTTCGGGTGTGCGGGTTCAAGTCCCGCCGAGCGCACTCACCCTGTCGGCTCGGCATCGGAGGAGGTATGACCACCGAGCACCTGCACCCGAGCGGCTACCCCTGGGCCGAGCGGGTGCGCGTCGGGATGTTGCGTCAGGACGCCTTCGTCGAGGGCGAGCTGAGCGATCACCTCCAGGAGCGGGTCCCGGTCGTCGCTGTCGGCTCCAACGCCGCACCCTCCGTGCTGGTCCGCAAGCTGGGCGGGCTCCTCGAGACCGGGCTGCCCGTCGGTTCGGGCATCGTCGATGGTCTGCACATCGGTCACTCAGCGCACGTCAGCGCCCGAGGTTATGTCGCAGCCGCTCCCGCACGCGGTGACCTGACACAGCCAGTGACGCTGTGCTGGTTCGATGCTGCGCAGCTGGCGGTCCTCGACGCGACAGAGCCGAACTATCGCCGGGTCCGCCTGCCAGGGGGTATGCCGTGCCGCCTGGTCACGGCGGACGGGGCCGGTGGGCCGTTGGTCCAGGGGGCGCAGGTCTATGAGTCGGTGCACGGCGTGCTGGGGGAGAGCGGCCATCCGCTGCCGCTGCAGGACCAGGACAGCCTCCTTCGCTGGCTGGCTGAACGGCTGCCCACCGAGTTCGCAGACGTCCTGGCACACGATCACCTGGTCGACGTGGACCTGCGGGAACAGGTGCGGCGGGCGCTGGTGGAAGCCGACCTCGTGGTGACGTCGGGGCTGTGACCGCCGACGGAGACTGACCCGGCCCAGGGACTCAGGGCAGCGCGTCCACCCACTCGAGAATCCTGGCCGCGGACACGTCCGGTGATGCCCCCACCGTGTCCAGCACGAGGTGCGGGTGCCGGGAGAGCAGCCCACCAGCCACGTGGTGACCGGCAGCAGAGGTCATCTCCCAGTCGCTCTCCATCTGTCGCACGTTGTCGTCCGACCACTCGAGGTCCCTCTTGGACGCCTTGTGCAGCAGCCTCTCCTGCGTGCGGTTGCGCCGAAGGCGGGTGTCCAGGTCGGCCCGCAGCTCGACGAAGGCCACCTCGTCGAAGATGCGGGCGAAGGACTCCAGCTCGGCTAGGTCGGCCGGCAGGTCGAGGGCCCACACGACCGTGAAGATCAGGTCGACGCCATGCTCAGCCGCCTCCTCCATCACCCGGCGCCGGAACTCGCTGTTGAGCACGTTAAAGGGCGCGCTGCCATAGCCGAAGACCTCGATCAGCGGTTCGATCGTCATGTGGTTGTGGAAGAGGCGGAACTCGCTGGCCGCTGCGACCGCGCGCCCCACGGTCATCTTGCCGACAGCCGGAGGGCCGAAGATCACGAGAAGCATGTGTCACAGCATGCCCGACGCGCCCCCAGCTGCCGCGCGGCCGCAGGTCGGTCAGGCCGACCTCGTGGTGTCGTCCGGGCTCTGACGACGGTCGCGACTGTCTAGCGACCCTGAGGCTCCATCGACTGCTGCGAATCGGCGCCCTTGGGGACGATCAGGAGGGTCCCCCGTGTGCCGTCGGTGAAGGTGACCATGTCATAGAACGCGTACTCCCCGGGTCGAGCGGGCAGCGTGACCCGGCGTGCGGTGTTGGGCGGCAGGGTGACATGGGTGTCGAGCGCGTCAATGTCAAACGACCTCGGGAAGAGGGGATCATCGTTGTGGAACACCAGGGTCGGGTCGCCCACCGGCAGGGTGACCTCGTCGGGCCGGACCTGCCCGTCATTGGTGATCACGACCTCGCCCGCCTCAGGGACAATCGTCACGCGGGTCAGGTATGCCGTCGCGGACAGGGCCGAGCCGACCACGAGCACCACCACCGCCCCGGCCAGCAGTCCGGAGGGCATGAGCGTCGCGGTCTGGCTCCTGCGCCAGAGCGGGACGGCGGCGACCATGACCGCGACCACGGCCAGCAGTCCCGCCAGGTTGAGGATGAAGGCCGCGAAGGCCTCCGGCTCCAGCAGCAATCCGATCAGCAACCCTAGGTGCAGCACCAGGTCCAGCACGCAGATCACCGCAGCCGTCACAGCGGCTGCCCGCGGCCGCTGCCGCGCGAGCAGCAGCAGGGCAGCAGCCATCCCGAGCATCAAAACCACCAGAGACGGGCCCACAAATCGGCCGATGGCCTGGAGCAGCCCGGCGGTGACGAGCACCGTCCAACAACCGATCCGGAAGAGCTGGCGCCAGGTGGTTGAGGCACGGGTGCGGGCGGTGGTCTGCGTCATGGAGGTCTGGGTCGTGGCGGTCTGGGTCATGGTGGTCTCCGGGCTCGGGA from Ornithinimicrobium cryptoxanthini includes these protein-coding regions:
- the bcp gene encoding thioredoxin-dependent thiol peroxidase, coding for MSRLEPGQQAPTWTLPDANGDQVSLSDFAGRKLIIYFYPAAMTPGCTKQACDFRDNLAVLQGHGYAVVGISPDTPAKLAKFTDKESLSFPVLADEDKSVLTAYGAFGEKKLYGKTVTGVIRSTIVVDEEGKVELARYNVKATGHVAMLAKALGVDLG
- a CDS encoding AAA family ATPase, coding for MLLVIFGPPAVGKMTVGRAVAAASEFRLFHNHMTIEPLIEVFGYGSAPFNVLNSEFRRRVMEEAAEHGVDLIFTVVWALDLPADLAELESFARIFDEVAFVELRADLDTRLRRNRTQERLLHKASKRDLEWSDDNVRQMESDWEMTSAAGHHVAGGLLSRHPHLVLDTVGASPDVSAARILEWVDALP
- the corA gene encoding magnesium/cobalt transporter CorA, with the translated sequence MIVDRAVYRDGARQECGDLSEDLAKIRAGGPRDFLWLGLKDPTDEEFAEVNAELGLHPLAVEDAVSGRQRVKIERYGSTIFAAVKTLAYVEQTSDIETGEIMIFVGDHFVVTVRRGDVAPLAPVRALLESHPEQLASEGADGVLHAVLDTVVDTYLEIDVEVADDLETIEEAVFGSNDTAHSGSIYRLKREVLEFRRAASPLTPAVAWLAGEDGPVESAELRLRFRDVSDHLLRVTDHIETYDRLLADIFNAHLAQISIQQNNDMRKISAWVAMAAVPTMVAGIYGMNFDDMPELHWSFGYPLVVALMALACIFLYRAFRRSGWL
- a CDS encoding DUF3618 domain-containing protein, giving the protein MADKKASSRSEKEIQAELDATRTRLARTVDELTFRVSPAEIKRRQIASLKASANHAAFNEAGEPRLDRLAMVLAGLAGTAIVLGLARRAFNRG
- a CDS encoding cupredoxin domain-containing protein, coding for MTQTATTQTSMTQTTARTRASTTWRQLFRIGCWTVLVTAGLLQAIGRFVGPSLVVLMLGMAAALLLLARQRPRAAAVTAAVICVLDLVLHLGLLIGLLLEPEAFAAFILNLAGLLAVVAVMVAAVPLWRRSQTATLMPSGLLAGAVVVLVVGSALSATAYLTRVTIVPEAGEVVITNDGQVRPDEVTLPVGDPTLVFHNDDPLFPRSFDIDALDTHVTLPPNTARRVTLPARPGEYAFYDMVTFTDGTRGTLLIVPKGADSQQSMEPQGR